The DNA window ATATTTTAACTCCTGTACAATAGTGATTATATATATAATTAGTATTTAAAGCAAAAAAAAATAAAACATTTTAATGTTTTATTTATTATATTTAACTTTATTTTCTTGTTGTTTTTTAGTACCTTGCAAACAACAAGGGCATTCTTTTGATAAACAAACTTGACAGCCTATACATTTTAAACAACTTTGGCAACCATGAAATGAACCACTACAAACTCTACAAGTATAACAATTGTGAGCTCCTCCAGGACAGCATACGTCACTTGATGATTCACTTTTTTGTCTTGGTAATGGCATTTGTTTGACCCCCTTATTGTTGATATTAAAATTATACCTAATTATTAGCTTACAAGCAATGTAAGCGGACGTTTTTTGATTTGTAGCATAGCTGCTGTTCAACCAATATATAGAATAGCTCCTAGAATAATTGCAGAAACAAATGGTATTCAAGGCAATGATGGTAAAGCAATTAATACTTTAAATTCTTGTCAAACAAAACCTTGAATTATACTTCATACAGCAAGTGAAGCTAAGAATGCAAATATATAACTGACTATTGAACCTGAAACATATTTACCCATAACCATTCAATTAATTTGAGCATTTTTATACCCAAGTGATCTCATTATTGTAATAACATTGATAGAATCTGTAATAATAATATTCATAATTACTATTAATAAAATAATTAATAAGACAACATCAATTAATATATACATTAACATTGCTTTTGTCATTTTACCTAGTACTTGATTTATTACTGATTTTAAAATTGGTAATGTAATAACAGATGAATCCATAAAGAAATTCACAGCTGTTGGTTTCTCTAATGAATTACCATTTATTGACGGTGCTAAAATACTTCCCAGTCAAGGTTTATTTTGTGAAGATGCAATTGTATAAGTATCACGTGAATATCTAAAACTCCTTTGAGATCCAGCAATATCTTTTAAATCAATTGTTCCCTCACTTGCTATTTTTGTACTAATTATTGAATTGAATAATAATTGATCTTTATCAATTGATTGTACTTGATTAATATTTTTAATAAATGTTGAGTAGTCAACATAGATATCTTGAAGTAAAGTATCATTTCCATTTATAGCAGCAATTCTTATATCTACTTTCTTATCTTTGCCTAAAGTAATTTGAAAAATATCACCAACATTTTTATTTAAAATTTTTGATAATCTAAATGATACTACAGCATTAATATAGTTTCCGTTATTTTCTTGTAATTCTTTCATAGCTTTTTCACTTACTGATTCAAGATTAACAACAGCTCTGGTATTTCCCCCAATTATATTTGTTGTATCAATTAATCTTAAAATTGATTTTTCAATATCAACTTCAGTATTATTTTTAATATGGTATGGCAAAATTGTTTGAAGAGCTTCACTATCACCATTAAAAATTACATTGTTAACACTTAATAAAGAATTAACTCCTTCTCGCATTTTTGAAAAGGTTGTTAACAAATTAACTAAAATATTACTCAATTTTATATCAGTTTTTGTTTGACTTCTTGGGATGATGTTATTCATATTATCTATAAAATATTTTTTAACTGATTCAACATCATCGCAACTTCCCTTGTAATTCATCCCTAAAGGAGAAAGACAAGCAAGCTTTCCAATATCATCTAAAAAGATACCCCCCATTTGTTCAGGAGTGACTTTCAATATTGAATACTCTGGAATTTCTTTGGGAATGCTAATTCTATTTGAAAGACCTTGATTTTTAGGAATGTTGATATTTAGTGGTGTTACAAGAGCAGTTATTGTAGCAGCACTAGAAATAATTTCTTTATTTTCTTCTCAATAAGGTGTATTTATAATTTGATCTCTTGCTTTTGAAAGACCAGATATTAATAATGAAAAATTATTAGTAGTTCTATATTTGTCTTCTGCTGAATTTCTAATATAATTTTCAACAGTTTCTTTTTCTATATTTTTATATTTAATACCAAAGTTTTCTTTTGTAACATCTTGAGATATTCCATTTGATTTTACTTTAATAGGAACAACATTTTTGAATGAATAATAATGGTTAACATCTTTAGTATAGATATTGTATGCCCCTTCAATCATATTTTTAATTACAGGCATAGCTCTTAACTGTAATGTAAATAGAAATGAGCTAAATAAGAATAATCCCATAATAAGTGCAAACTTACCTTTTCCTGCAGATACAAAGGCATGCTGCATTCTAAATGTAAATCCTCTATTAGTTTTTCTCAATATTTTTAAAGTAATTCAATTAAATAGAGAATAAATTAGTGCTGGAAAGAATATAATTTTTAATACTAAAACAATTATATCTGCTTTGCTTTTTTTAGGTCCACTAGTCAATAAAGCTAACGCACCTTCATTTAAAAATTTAAATATAATTAAATAACTTAATCCAGCAAATAAGATTGGAACTATTAACATTAAGAAAATTAAAAATATTGGTGAAGCATATATTGTTTGATAGTCAAAAATAACAAACGTGCTAAATTGTTTTGTTGCACTATCTATTTGAAATGGAAATGATAGTAAATATCCTATTCCTATTCCTATAATCATAGTTATAAATGTTTTTAATGAAAATACTCATGTAAGCTCACTTGTTTTATAACCAAGAGATTTAAATACTCCAAGTTGTTTTCTAGTATTGTTAATTTCTTTTTTAAGAACAAAAACTATAAACATAAATCCTAATAAGAATAAAATTGCACCAATCATTACATAAATTCAAGTAATAATATATAAATTAGTTAAAGTTGCAATAACACTATGCTCACTTGGTACTTTAAATATTGTAGTACCAGGAGCTAAAATAGATATATTACTTTCTCTTTTATTACTACTTAATATGTTGCTAGTAAAAATTTCATTCAAATTAAAACTTTTACTATTTTTAGTTACAAAAGTTTCTTCACGATAAGAAAATTGAAATCCAAGATCTGCATTTGCTGTCATATTGTCTGTTGTAAATAACTGGCTAAATGTATAACCTTCTGCATTTTCAATTTCTGTAAAAAAACTATTTTTTAAAAAAACTTGTCCATAATTTTTAATTGAATCTGAAAATGATGAAAAATTAATTGGTGTCAGTGCACTATATTTTAAACCAATTCCTACAATTTTGAATGGTAAAGGTTTTGGAGTAGGAGCTGGATTTTGAAAAGGTATATCAACACCTAATATTATTTCATCCCCGATTTTTTTGTTTTGATTTTTGGCATAGGCATCACTAATAATAATTTCATTATTTTTTTCTGGTAATCTTCCACTTTGTAAAACTACATTATTTACATTGTATTGATCATTGCCACTTAGTGCTTCAACATTTGACATGTTATATATAAAATGTTCTTCAGTTCCCTTTTCCATTCTGATACTTGAATTAATAAAATTCTCATATAAAAATGAATCATTCGATTGATTTTTTAATTGCTCTAAAACAGAGAGAATAACATAA is part of the Spiroplasma cantharicola genome and encodes:
- a CDS encoding ABC transporter permease, which codes for MKNIFKSYMKAFLKAWVETLGTIMFLMIFTMLIFGMLATPLQLSLKASSVKKNTNLWQEQFQGITKLDDDFIYSYIWEEETLIFEYNDMNFELNQPTEQGWLQKETYDLIVEYVEDVVNEVSGSKYTLEEEKEELKKQETISALKSIIWYYTYYGNKNVINIFNTKQSPRPLEVGKIFTEDGQKEIANYGDFQNRNFNNYVILSVLEQLKNQSNDSFLYENFINSSIRMEKGTEEHFIYNMSNVEALSGNDQYNVNNVVLQSGRLPEKNNEIIISDAYAKNQNKKIGDEIILGVDIPFQNPAPTPKPLPFKIVGIGLKYSALTPINFSSFSDSIKNYGQVFLKNSFFTEIENAEGYTFSQLFTTDNMTANADLGFQFSYREETFVTKNSKSFNLNEIFTSNILSSNKRESNISILAPGTTIFKVPSEHSVIATLTNLYIITWIYVMIGAILFLLGFMFIVFVLKKEINNTRKQLGVFKSLGYKTSELTWVFSLKTFITMIIGIGIGYLLSFPFQIDSATKQFSTFVIFDYQTIYASPIFLIFLMLIVPILFAGLSYLIIFKFLNEGALALLTSGPKKSKADIIVLVLKIIFFPALIYSLFNWITLKILRKTNRGFTFRMQHAFVSAGKGKFALIMGLFLFSSFLFTLQLRAMPVIKNMIEGAYNIYTKDVNHYYSFKNVVPIKVKSNGISQDVTKENFGIKYKNIEKETVENYIRNSAEDKYRTTNNFSLLISGLSKARDQIINTPYWEENKEIISSAATITALVTPLNINIPKNQGLSNRISIPKEIPEYSILKVTPEQMGGIFLDDIGKLACLSPLGMNYKGSCDDVESVKKYFIDNMNNIIPRSQTKTDIKLSNILVNLLTTFSKMREGVNSLLSVNNVIFNGDSEALQTILPYHIKNNTEVDIEKSILRLIDTTNIIGGNTRAVVNLESVSEKAMKELQENNGNYINAVVSFRLSKILNKNVGDIFQITLGKDKKVDIRIAAINGNDTLLQDIYVDYSTFIKNINQVQSIDKDQLLFNSIISTKIASEGTIDLKDIAGSQRSFRYSRDTYTIASSQNKPWLGSILAPSINGNSLEKPTAVNFFMDSSVITLPILKSVINQVLGKMTKAMLMYILIDVVLLIILLIVIMNIIITDSINVITIMRSLGYKNAQINWMVMGKYVSGSIVSYIFAFLASLAVWSIIQGFVWQEFKVLIALPSLPWIPFVSAIILGAILYIGWTAAMLQIKKRPLTLLVS